A window of Roseiflexus castenholzii DSM 13941 genomic DNA:
CATCCTGCCCGTATTTACAGTTCGACAAGGTACAGGTTCACCCTGCCGTCCCGATCAGAAGCGTAGAGAATGCGAGAACCGTCCCAACTCCAGGTCGGATGGCAGTGGCTGCTCTGCGTGTGCCATGAGGTTCCGTGGTTGCGCACCAGTGTTTCCAAGCGCGCTTCATTGCCGGAAATATCAATCAGTACCAGATCATCCACATCGTCGCCAACCAACCGTGTCGCATCGGGGCTGGCATGGTAGTGGTTGGTGTAGTAGGGCATATCGATCCGCCGAATGACGTCGCCACGCCGATTTGCCAGACCGACATACGGACGGAAGGAAGTCGATGCAGTTGACTTCACAGCGACATCAACCGCCACCGCCTGCGCGCGATGGCTGGTGATCGTCCCGTCGTGTCCGGGTCCCCGATTATCGAAAACGATCAGACCATCCTGCGTCCAGAACTCGTGCCCGACCGAGTCCTCCTCGGTTTGACGAAAGCAAGGAACTGCCGCGCGCGCCACGACATCGAGAAGCCAGATACGCTGCGTCACCAGATGCCATGGACCTTCGTGGCAGAAACTGCCAAGCGTCGCATCAACGGGGCAGAATTGGAAGTGCCCCAGCCAATGCGTATCACGCCAGACGTCGAACGCCTGCGAGCCGTCCAGATACGCAATCGTCACCCGGCCATCCTTGATTCGGTAGAAACTCTCCTTGAAGCCGCTATAGTTTGGTCCGCGCGGCACGTCTACCTGCTCATTGCGGCAGAATGCGACATACCGGCGGTTGGGAGCAATCGACGGCGCGCCGAGCGAAAAGGGGTCGGTTTCTTCGTAGATCGTCGTGGCAACACCGGTTGCCGTATCGAACGCGCGCACACGATTCCCGACA
This region includes:
- a CDS encoding oligogalacturonate lyase family protein — translated: MPRTWTSEMTTLTDSATGRTIRQLTAIGNNVHLYFTENSFDAVEPAIIFLSDRASGEDRAPHEDPRYNVFRLDLVSGEIMQLTDEPEGVHSVTKTPDSRIIVYIVGNRVRAFDTATGVATTIYEETDPFSLGAPSIAPNRRYVAFCRNEQVDVPRGPNYSGFKESFYRIKDGRVTIAYLDGSQAFDVWRDTHWLGHFQFCPVDATLGSFCHEGPWHLVTQRIWLLDVVARAAVPCFRQTEEDSVGHEFWTQDGLIVFDNRGPGHDGTITSHRAQAVAVDVAVKSTASTSFRPYVGLANRRGDVIRRIDMPYYTNHYHASPDATRLVGDDVDDLVLIDISGNEARLETLVRNHGTSWHTQSSHCHPTWSWDGSRILYASDRDGRVNLYLVEL